In the genome of Mucilaginibacter sp. 14171R-50, the window GACCATATCCTGGCTCAGCATTTCGAAATGCTCCCGCTGATGAGGCAGCTTACCGGCACTTTCGCCAATGTGCTCTGACATTTCTTTCGCGTCGCCGGCTATGTCTTCGAATGATTTTTTTTGTGCTGTAGTTAGTAGTGCTTTATCAAAACCGGTAAAACCAGCAGCGATCGCCTTGCCTGCAACGGCAGCATCGTTGCTATTATCCTCTGCAAGCGCGTTCTTCAATTGCAGGTAGCTTCCTAAAAGACTTTTAACCGCTTCTTGTGGCCCTTGTTTTGGCATCGATTTTTCAACAGACTGAGCTGTGCTGCTGCTATCTTTTGCAGAATGACCGGCAGACGAACTGCCGGCATTATTACAGGCGGCTATTGTTAAAGTGGTTACCGCCAATGCGGTTATAATGATGAAAATTTTCATGACATTTTTTTTTAATAATAAGTAACAACCATGCCTGATCAAAAGACCACCAGCACGGTTGTTATTTGAATGAATGATTATTTATTCAGGGTTTCACTTACTTTACCGCAGGTCAGCATCTGGCTGCCGTAATAAGGGTTTTTGATCGCAGCATCAGCGGATAACCAATAGCTCTTTTTCATAGGGCAGTAGTCGTAGTAAATAGCTTCATCTGTTAGTTTAACTGCTTTCGCCAGCTTGAAGAAATTGGCCGATAAATTGGCGAA includes:
- a CDS encoding DUF3347 domain-containing protein produces the protein MKIFIIITALAVTTLTIAACNNAGSSSAGHSAKDSSSTAQSVEKSMPKQGPQEAVKSLLGSYLQLKNALAEDNSNDAAVAGKAIAAGFTGFDKALLTTAQKKSFEDIAGDAKEMSEHIGESAGKLPHQREHFEMLSQDMVDLVKLFGAGQTLYVDHCPMYNNNKGANWLSETKAIKNPYLGTKMPTCGSVKEEIK